AGGTAAGCAAATGGTGATTTTCCCAGGCCCAGGTGTTGGGCCCCAGGCCTGCGAAGCACGAACTTCCTGAGCAAACTCCTGAGGGGGTTGGGGACTCAAGGAAGCTGGAGGGGCTTTTCTTTTGAGATGAGGGAAACGGAGCATGGTGTGGGTCCAAAAAGGGCCCCCTGTGAACGTGAGGACACTGGACCCCAGCTGGTGGCCTTGCCCGGCCATCCTGCCAGCAGCTCACTTCCTGTAGTTGGGCCCTTGATGGCAGAGTAGATGAAGGTCACGTGGTAGGCTCCCTGGAGCACAAACAGGAAGCCCAGCCAGAAGGTGGTGCTGGAGTCACGAGGAGAAGGGGCCACCTCCAGTCCCACACCAGTCAGGATCAGTGCTCTCGCTTGTGACCTCTGTGAGGAGGAGAAAATAAACCTGCCCTGTACCTGCTGAAAGCAGCTAGAGAATAAATGGTAGCTGCTCCTCTTGTtctccagccccagcagcaggagcaggaggaagcACCCCCTGGGGATTCTTCTGCATGGAAAGGTGTTGAAGTTTGTCTCTAAGAAGCAGCTATCACTTTAGAGTCCAGTCTGCTGATGTTTCCTGGAGGCCTCTGCCAGCTTGTTTCTCATTGTCTCCATAACGGACCTAGGTTTGGAGGGTAGGTAGAAAATCAAATGGAATGAGTACGCAGTCATTTAGGGGGGAAACATGTTGTAAAGAACATGGTCAATCAGTCACGGACAAGGcagaaaacattatgccaaggcTCATCCGACGACTTCCCAGAGCTTACAGCAGCATCTGGAATACTCTGGATGTGATATATAGCAGGGTGATTAAGAAAAGTGGcttgcgattttttttttttttttcggttttgCTGCTGTCAATCATCAAGGAGCAAATATAACTTTTTCCTCTCCCAGGAGAGTAGCCAGATATCTCAGATACTAAAATCTGGGTTTTTCTCTCCCTGTGGGTGTAGTTAAAATGTGTTTGTGATTCTTTTGAAAAAAGGAAGTGCAAATCAGAATCACAGTCTAACATGAAAATAATATCTAAAAATAGGCATTTGCTGTTAAAAGTATACATTTTTTGAGGGAATTAACTAGACTGGGGAGAGGATGCAATGCAGGCTTTGTGACTTTCTGGTGGAGGAGGGGACTCTAGAGTGAAGACAGTTGTTCTCCCACGACTGGAAAGCAAAATGGGAGGGATGGGGACCAGAGTCATGCATATTCAGAGGGTCTGAGGTGGCAGGACTGCAGATGAGTTGTCCACTGGGACTGGGGAGGACTGAGCTGTAATCCTCCGCAGTGTGGCCATCTCTGGGGATGGTACCAGGTAATCATGTTTATGAAGTCATCCAGACTATTTTAACCAGGTTCCAGTTTGAGAAGAATAGGTCTACAGTCTGATCCCACCGggggtttaaaaaaaactgtatgaGTGTGtacgtgtatacacacacatacatacatatattaaaatatcacacatacatacacacacacataaacatatgcAAAAAGATCAGAAAAATATACATGCTAACTGTTCACAATAACATCTGGATGAAGAATTCAGGTGGCAGAGAGTacaattttctgggttttttttttttttttttttactatatattattttatgttgATTGTATCTTTCAAAggtatttcaaaagaaaagaagaggggtGGTGTGACCAGGCGTCCCCTCCTTTGGGACCCTCTGGGCTCCACCCCCTGCATCTTGTCTGGCTCCCCTCAGGCTCACGAAATGACTGCAGGAGCTCTAACAGCACGTCCAGACATGGCGACACCTGAAGGCCCCCTGCTACGTGTCTCCTTCGTTAATGGTGAAAGATGTACTCCTTGAAGCCCCTCACAAGCCTTCCCTGTGTGTCACTGGCCAGAATTACAGTGTCCTGTGGCGCCCCAGCTGATGAGAAACGGGTACGGGGGCTCAGCACGACTGACTCAGAAAGCTCGTCAGCTGATgccttttcatttctaatctctTTACTGTCTTAGTGGGGTTTCAGGAGGGTGTGAACGCTAACGTACTCAACCACCTCCTCTACCAAACTTTGTCATTGTCATGTATCTTATTTCTGCTAAGTTTATTTGGGGTTGTTTTGGTCTTTTCGTttgcttatttttagtttttggttaattttgtttgtttcccacCACCAATAATACCATCTCCAATTTTCTCAATTGCAAGActtcaaatttgttttctaaagaaTGCATTCGAGATTGTAAACACCGCTCTGAGTACCACCTTTTGCCATATCCCCTTAGACCCTGCTACGACCCCGTTCTTACTGTCATTCAGTCCTAAATCATCTGCAGCACCCATCCTGTGCTCTCCAAGGGCTATTTTGAAGTTTATGAACTTTATATAAGAAAAggtttttcctcattctttcagCCAACATGCAAATAAACAGCAAATTCAGCAAAAGGTAGCCAACGTCAACCCCCACGAACCTTCTGGCAGTGGAGACCTCAAGAACTCTTCACAAGCCACATCACATCTCTTTGCCCCCTTCTCGTTTTCCCTAGAGGCCTTATTTCACTtgattctctctcttcttctaaaCTGACACCACCCAAACTACTTTCAGAGGTCTCTCTCCTGAAGATCACTGAGAAACAGGCAAGCTCTTTATCAACGTATGCCCCCCGCCATTTTCGGCTCAAGGCACTTCTCTCCAAGTGTGGTCTACACTACAGGTCTGGGCATATCACAGGCATCACTACCGATGTCCAAAACCAGAATCTCTGGGACTTAGGCCAGAAAATAACTCTTTTTACACCAGGTTATTCAGACACGCGGGTAAGGTTTAATTTAAAGGTTTTTCTGTTAATTGCAATGGAGAAATATGTAGCTAGCAAAAGCAACTTTAAACAAAATGTATGGCCTCTTTTATCAACATGTAAGGATTTACTTTATATTAGTGCTAATACAGGCAGACCTAGGAGACATCGCAggctcagttccagaccaccacaataaaggaAACATAGCACAAAAGTGAGTCACACGTATTCTCTAGTTTCCCAGTGTgtataaaagttatgttcacaCTATAGTCTATAAAGTGTGCTGAATAgcattttgtcttaaaaaaaggTACATactttaatgtaaaaatattttattgcttaaaaatcCTAACCATTATCTGACAACGCAGTGTTGTCACAAACCTTTGATTTGTAAGGTCTGCCTGGCATGCAAAACTCAAGTTCTTTTCCCAGGAGTCACTTGACATGGCTCTTTGCATAGCTGTACAAGACCCTCATCATGGTCACGAGCCAAGAGCACGCCAAACTCCCACTTCACTAACCTACCACGTACGCTTAACCACTGATCTGCTACACAGCCGTCTTCATTCCTAAGAAACAATTTTGGAGgcttattcagatttccccaaaATCTATTGCTCCTATTTCTTTAGAAATTTGCCAAATTCCTATTCATGCTATCTGGAGAAAATTAAACGCAGAAGCCAGTGCTTGCAAACAGGAAACCAGAATGCCCACCGagaaaaattcacataacataggCAACAAAGATGAATGCCTTGCCATATACTTACTTAGAAAACCAAAGTTAAAAGGAAACATCTAAATATCAAGAGCaaaactaaagattaaaaaaagaaaacttcatgtTTAAGGACATGATCGCTagcatataaataaatgactgttaccactgcatacatttttttttactggttcATTTCTAAAGTCTGTTGTTGGAAGGTTATTCCAATTCCCAGCCCTGACAGATCTAAAATGCCTCCTCTGTTTCACCCAGACTGCCTCTCTTGAATCACAGGGGCCTGTTACAGGGATGTCCTCTCACTCAACACCCCCTAATACACCACAGCGCCCTACCCGCACTTTCAACACCAGCACCCCCACGACACAGATACAGCCATCACCGCTCAAGCCTGAAAGGGACCAATACAAAGGTCAAGGATTTCCATTTTCTagccagaagaaaaagaatatattacaTAAACacagtcttaaaatatatatagatgaCAATGGAGTTTGTGCTGAAACAGTAGTAACACACGTATGGTGAGCAAAAACTGTGACGCAAACTCAAATTCGGTTGAGGATCTGCTGCGTGTTAAGTGCAAGACAAAGCTCACGATGGGTGAGAAGAAGGGGTCAGGATGACTGGGGAAGGCTTCACAGTGGGAGCAAGACCCTGGAAGACTCGTACTATCTGGACGGGAGAAGGAGGTATTCCGGATGTGGGCAGCAGCATGAACACGGGCCCAGAGGCAGGAATGAGCACGGCGTGTGGGAAGGTCAGTGAAGGCATGGCCACAGCCGGAGCAGAGCGTGGGCCCTGTGGAGGCACCGGAGTCGGGGCCGAAGAGGGGCACTGTGGACTCGTCAGGGACGGCCTCAGAGCCTTGAGGGGCCTCTTCTCCACAGGGTGCAGTTTCTGATGCTGAACGAAACTGCCGTACCACTTGAAGGCCTTCCCGCACACCTTACACTCGTAAGGCTTCTCCCCGGTGTGAACTCTCTGGTGCTGAATGGAGGCGATCTTCTGAGTGAATGCCTTACCACACTCCTTACACTGGTAGGGTCTCTCCCCGGTGTGAATCCGCTGGTGGACGATAAACAGTGACCTACAACCAAAAGCTTTCCAACATTCCTTGCACTTATAGAGCTTCTCCCCGGTGTGCAGCCTCTGATGCTGCAGATACGCCGCGCTCCTGCGGAAGGCCTTGCCACACTCCTTACACTCGTAGGGCTTCTCCCCTGTGTGGATCCTCTGGTGCTGAGTCAAAGCTGTGTTGGAGCTCAAACCTTTGCCACACTCCTTGCATTCGTAGGGCCCTTCTCCAGCGTGATTCTTCTCGTGCACGATGCAGTCATAGCTGGACTTGAACGCTTTGCCACACTCCTTACACTTGAagggcttctccccagtgtgaCTCATCTGGTGCCGAACGAGCTTGGAGTTATACCTGAAGATTTTCCCACATTCTTTACATTCGTAGAACTTCATTCCACCCCGAAGTATCAGATTGGGATTCAGACTGAAAGTCTGCCACGCTGCCTTGCTTTTAATATCAAAGTGCTGAGACACGTTTCTGAGAAGCCCTCCCATCGGCATTCTGTGAGACTTGGTCTCCTCGGGGGCTTCCTGCTTTACAGTTGGCTCTTCGGTCTTGATCCAGGACTCACCACCTGACCAAAGAAACCACAAGTGCTCCCTGTTACTGAACTGAAAGGAAAACAGGATCCAGTGGGCCTGATTTTCCCTGGTAGGATGTGGTTTTTTAAGTCCACCCAAGAGATGGCTACAAGTATCCATTAAGGaggatgagagagaaaaacagtaaCACACAAATGGAGAGGTAACGAGGTGACGACACTGCAAACAGACTAGGAAGTGCCTCCTATACGGAAGGCTGGGAACGAACCAGGGCAGGCAAAATGGGCGgaatgagaactgcaggaatgggaaggaaagggggcaggaggggaaaaagggaaaacagtgggagagaaaagagggatcagcaggaaatggaaacaggttttaaaagagagagggagaccccagagggaagAAAAGCCAGGGGGAGCCACAGAGCAGCCCGGGCACCACGAGGACCAGCAGCCCagaaacacaaaccaggaaaacGAGGGATCCCAGTGCCCTACCTGGAAGCCAGGAAACCACCCCAAATCCTGAATTCTAAATAATGGCCTAAAGATTCTACTTTTAAATATCCCACATAATATTCTGGGATAAAAGATTATTTCTTTCAGGAAGTCAGCAGGAACACAAGTTGATCGGAGAGCTGTAGGCCACTGTAGTTTTACTGCTAAAGGGACCACTATTTACAAAATCACAGGATGTGTGAGAAGTGAGGCCTGGAAACTTTTTTcc
The genomic region above belongs to Camelus bactrianus isolate YW-2024 breed Bactrian camel chromosome 17, ASM4877302v1, whole genome shotgun sequence and contains:
- the ZNF621 gene encoding zinc finger protein 621 isoform X2 → MLQTTWPQEPVAFEDVAVYFTQNQWDSLAPAQRALYREVMLENYANVASLAFPFPKPVLISQLEREEAPWGPDPWEAEVLRDICPGGESWIKTEEPTVKQEAPEETKSHRMPMGGLLRNVSQHFDIKSKAAWQTFSLNPNLILRGGMKFYECKECGKIFRYNSKLVRHQMSHTGEKPFKCKECGKAFKSSYDCIVHEKNHAGEGPYECKECGKGLSSNTALTQHQRIHTGEKPYECKECGKAFRRSAAYLQHQRLHTGEKLYKCKECWKAFGCRSLFIVHQRIHTGERPYQCKECGKAFTQKIASIQHQRVHTGEKPYECKVCGKAFKWYGSFVQHQKLHPVEKRPLKALRPSLTSPQCPSSAPTPVPPQGPRSAPAVAMPSLTFPHAVLIPASGPVFMLLPTSGIPPSPVQIVRVFQGLAPTVKPSPVILTPSSHPS
- the ZNF621 gene encoding zinc finger protein 621 isoform X1; its protein translation is MRSGTLLGRTAFKVLAFPNPEDSAWSQGTSAMLQTTWPQEPVAFEDVAVYFTQNQWDSLAPAQRALYREVMLENYANVASLAFPFPKPVLISQLEREEAPWGPDPWEAEVLRDICPGGESWIKTEEPTVKQEAPEETKSHRMPMGGLLRNVSQHFDIKSKAAWQTFSLNPNLILRGGMKFYECKECGKIFRYNSKLVRHQMSHTGEKPFKCKECGKAFKSSYDCIVHEKNHAGEGPYECKECGKGLSSNTALTQHQRIHTGEKPYECKECGKAFRRSAAYLQHQRLHTGEKLYKCKECWKAFGCRSLFIVHQRIHTGERPYQCKECGKAFTQKIASIQHQRVHTGEKPYECKVCGKAFKWYGSFVQHQKLHPVEKRPLKALRPSLTSPQCPSSAPTPVPPQGPRSAPAVAMPSLTFPHAVLIPASGPVFMLLPTSGIPPSPVQIVRVFQGLAPTVKPSPVILTPSSHPS